The following proteins are encoded in a genomic region of Trypanosoma brucei gambiense DAL972 chromosome 8, complete sequence:
- a CDS encoding phosphatidic acid phosphatase protein, putative: MADDGKTGFAKFVYYIKVFHALDYILLVTFALAVVYGMRTVRPPCRTFSWNDTDISHKKGKSTFPSGTLFSMEFIPIGLYLLFEALRARLARKGEWYLDVKETDQLIDGATTRVEMLEPEGKRSEGAHSAKAGRYPDESPEMNRENEPKRLMTCLEATNYWVLAHGFSIILAVCLVEILKVYAGRLRPDFLDRLKKANVTEGTDPKDLCDIAKARDGRLSFPSGHSSCAFSVCTPMALYFLSVLHAFSGASVWRTLVGLSPIYLACACAISRTRDNRHHFADIVAGSLIGMGTGLLAVAVFFRFGKEIAVLVPRRMEFVRSRGGRVLADVAE; encoded by the coding sequence ATGGCCGATGATGGTAAGACAGGGTTCGCAAAATTTGTGTACTACATAAAGGTATTTCATGCGCTGGACTACATTCTACTTGTGACATTTGCACTGGCTGTTGTGTATGGAATGAGGACTGTCCGGCCACCTTGCCGAACATTTTCATGGAATGACACGGACATAAGTCATAAAAAGGGGAAGTCCACATTCCCCTCAGGAACACTGTTTTCCATGGAATTTATACCTATTGGACTTTATCTGCTGTTCGAAGCCTTGCGTGCGCGTTTGGCTCGGAAGGGTGAGTGGTACTTGGATGTGAAAGAAACTGATCAACTCATAGACGGAGCCACTACGCGGGTAGAGATGTTGGAGCCAGAAGGGAAGAGGTCTGAAGGCGCACATTCTGCTAAGGCTGGAAGATACCCCGACGAATCACCCGAAATGAACAGAGAGAATGAACCGAAAAGACTTATGACATGTCTTGAAGCCACCAATTACTGGGTTCTGGCGCACGGATTTTCTATTATTTTGGCCGTTTGTTTGGTGGAAATATTGAAGGTTTATGCCGGCCGACTCCGTCCCGATTTTCTTGATAGATTGAAAAAGGCTAACGTTACGGAAGGAACAGATCCAAAAGATCTCTGTGACATTGCAAAAGCAAGGGATGGTCggctttcatttccttcaggGCACAGTAGTTGCGCTTTCTCCGTCTGCACACCGATGGCCCTATACTTCCTCTCGGTTTTACACGCGTTCAGTGGAGCATCCGTGTGGCGAACACTTGTGGGCCTTTCTCCAATTTACCTTGCATGTGCTTGCGCCATCTCACGAACACGTGACAACCGCCATCACTTCGCTGATATAGTTGCTGGTAGTTTGATTGGTATGGGCACGGGACTTCTCGCTGTTGCTGtctttttccgttttggTAAAGAGATCGCAGTGCTTGTGCCCCGTCGCATGGAGTTCGTGCGCAGCCGCGGTGGGCGCGTTCTCGCTGATGTTGCCGAGTGA
- a CDS encoding T. brucei spp.-specific protein, protein MKTIVLAIILGLLGSSADKEEWDKIKHLFYDDLGTPKRLCSAFADDRGMQMFCHRGNKLPIWKVMSCGIDEKGDIFVSYSNEWKSYEKHILLEQDLDDWIYLGVNPECTIDDKVELPKVPVTQCTNESLKKVERRVKNNNRYKSWDPAKGKCIITTRPLDILSTEGEAVEVNEDDEPEESRNEEENMTRELEVEKKRRHKKRKRTAKKRKTILSSENTHEEGIDDKHGADADDEYANDNEDFQNLVKQGTASPQKNKGNIFFFLLSILCYF, encoded by the coding sequence ATGAAAACCATAGTACTGGCGATCATTCTCGGCCTTCTCGGGTCCTCTGCGGATAAAGAGGAATGGGATAAAATTAAGCACTTGTTTTACGATGACCTCGGGACACCCAAACGGTTGTGCTCCGCGTTTGCAGATGACAGGGGTATGCAGATGTTTTGCCATAGGGGGAATAAGTTGCCGATTTGGAAAGTAATGAGTTGTGGTATCGACGAAAAGGGGGATATTTTTGTGTCCTATTCAAACGAGTGGAAGTCTTACGAGAAGCACATATTGCTGGAACAAGATTTGGATGACTGGATTTATTTGGGAGTGAATCCAGAGTGCACCATTGATGACAAAGTTGAATTACCTAAGGTTCCGGTCACCCAATGCACAAACGAGTCGCTAAAAAAGGTGGAGCGAAgggtaaaaaataataataggtaCAAGAGCTGGGATCCTGCGAAAGGGAAGTGCATTATCACCACTCGTCCTCTTGACATTCTTTCAACTGAAGGAGAAGCAGTGGAAGTTAACGAGGACGACGAACCAGAAGAGAGCAggaatgaagaagagaataTGACTAGAGAACTtgaagttgaaaaaaaaaggcgacacaaaaagagaaaaagaaccgcaaaaaaacgaaaaacgaTATTGAGTAGTGAGAATACACACGAAGAAGGAATAGATGACAAACATGGTGCTGATGCCGATGATGAATATGCGAATGATAATGAAGATTTTCAAAACCTGGTAAAACAAGGTACCGCGAGtcctcaaaaaaataagggtaatattttcttttttttattaagcATTTTATGTTATTTTTAA
- a CDS encoding T. brucei spp.-specific protein encodes MRVWRLRNQNHCIIALNHVYSPPQGVSVGTQIVSTIFAALAGSAMESTCKRIGGNCSKESTQIKSVIMESQMPNTSENVPFARYDATEEDEDLNQCEEKNRVKEFGYQKEKRKKEEVIVETKVSKVKGEKSKSKICRRKGENSDEADDEYYECREGVTNKRALYNLLIIVIFLFF; translated from the coding sequence ATGCGGGTGTGGCGTTTAAGAAATCAGAATCACTGCATCATAGCCTTGAACCATGTTTACTCGCCACCTCAAGGTGTAAGCGTAGGCACTCAAATTGTTTCCACCATTTTTGCGGCTCTTGCAGGAAGTGCTATGGAAAGCACATGCAAACGAATAGGAGGGAACTGCAGCAAAGAAAGCACTCAGATAAAGTCCGTCATTATGGAATCCCAAATGCCAAACACTAGTGAAAATGTGCCTTTTGCCAGGTATGATGCaactgaagaggatgaagatTTAAATCAATGCGAAGAGAAGAATCGTGTAAAAGAGTTTGgatatcaaaaagaaaaacgaaagaaggaagaggtaaTTGTGGAGACTAAAGTTTCAAAGGTTAAAGGTGAAAAGAGTAAATCCAAAATATGCAGGCGTAAAGGTGAAAACAGCGATGAGGCCGATGATGAGTATTATGAGTGCCGAGAGGGAGTAACTAATAAAAGAGCGTTATATAACCTTTTGataattgttatttttcttttcttctaa
- a CDS encoding T. brucei spp.-specific protein, producing MTNAKCSTCLCPTRVGDDDEYARWLRGPYWVENQDLAGAAGRISRLLLLSPAFVWESVTEDILALTVSYNNLTNSMSYARPLSTLLRLCLVFVSTLDGNALVMRSIIRFSVLTVESFPYQAPHDHDSGMFTNFHPLLLIFIFCNHHVAKWI from the coding sequence atgaCAAATGCGAAGTGTTCAACATGTTTATGTCCAACGAGAGTCGGCGATGACGACGAGTACGCCAGATGGCTGCGGGGCCCATATTGGGTCGAAAACCAAGATCTTGCGGGTGCTGCGGGTCGCATTAGCaggttgttattgttatcgcCTGCTTTCGTCTGGGAGTCAGTTACGGAAGATATTTTAGCCCTAACGGTGTCATATAATAATCTTACCAATTCAATGAGCTACGCTAGGCCACTCTCTACACTCCTGCGCCtgtgtttggtttttgtgtCAACTTTAGATGGAAATGCTTTAGTGATGCGGTCTATCATCCGCTTCTCAGTTTTAACTGTGGAGAGTTTTCCTTATCAAGCACCACACGATCACGACTCCGGTATGTTTACTAACTTTCATCCCCTCttgttaatatttattttttgcaacCACCATGTAGCAAAGTGGATATGA
- a CDS encoding leucine-rich repeat protein (LRRP, pseudogene),putative, producing the protein MQEINKFYHGSVERAMETLSVVGECLLMIMLVGYSAFVNGKIISFSRGKKRRLTITTTEVGENQRDPRMEAADAPQNKNKTEPGEVELPVRRKQSENGARTEREMTKRPNHEATTPNQTILPLAGKCSHRAGCGRGMTPHSWGWCGHVLNSWVS; encoded by the coding sequence ATgcaggaaataaataaattttacCACGGAAGTGTTGAGAGGGCCATGGAAACATTATCAGTAGTAGGAGAATGTCTGCTAATGATAATGCTGGTGGGCTACTCTGCATTTGTGAACGGCAAGATCATCTCATTTtcaaggggaaaaaaaaggagactCACAATCACAACAACGGAGGTGGGGGAAAACCAGAGGGATCCGCGGATGGAAGCAGCAGATGCGCCACAGAATAAGAACAAAACTGAACCTGGTGAAGTGGAACTGCCGGTCAGGCGGAAGCAAAGTGAGAATGGTGCCAGAACCGAAAGGGAGATGACGAAACGTCCCAACCATGAGGCGACGACGCCTAATCAAACAATTCTTCCGCTCGCGGGGAAATGCAGCCACAGAGCAGGTTGCGGCCGCGGCATGACACCACACAGTTGGGGATGGTGTGGACATGTACTCAATTCATGGGTTTCATGA
- a CDS encoding methionine-S-sulfoxide reductase, putative, with translation MNPNAVATFAAGCFWGTEHFFVRQFGAALISHKVGFMGGKELPEMNYQLVKKGDTGHAEVLQVTYNTNELTYDALLNFFFRMHNPTTLNRQEGDVGTQYRSTIFYHNEEQRNEAESFIEKLNGGDEKLRENIVKAFGSSAKVVTTLERASRFYPAEDYHQNYLEENPNGYCAHRLYW, from the coding sequence ATGAACCCAAATGCTGTTGCCACTTTTGCTGCAGGTTGCTTTTGGGGAACCGAACATTTCTTCGTGCGACAATTTGGCGCTGCTCTCATTTCCCACAAGGTTGGTTTtatgggaggaaaagagcTTCCTGAGATGAACTATCAATTGGTGAAGAAAGGGGACACCGGTCATGCAGAAGTTCTTCAAGTGACTTACAACACTAATGAACTAACGTACGACGCGCtactcaatttttttttccgcatgCATAACCCCACCACGCTAAATCGACAAGAAGGCGATGTCGGTACACAATATCGAAGCACCATATTTTATCACAATGAGGAGCAGCGGAACGAGGCGGAAAGTTTCATCGAAAAGTTGAATGGCGGCGACGAAAAACTACGTGAGAATATTGTTAAAGCATTTGGTAGTAGTGCTAAGGTTGTAACAACGTTGGAAAGGGCGTCTCGCTTTTATCCTGCTGAAGATTATCATCAAAATTACCTTGAGGAAAACCCCAATGGGTATTGTGCACACCGTCTCTACTGGTGA
- a CDS encoding proteasome regulatory non-ATP-ase subunit 10,putative, translating to MPEACFLCLDSSEFMRNGDQHPNRFFVVQEAATLLANAKTSANAENTVGFLTLGGNACTVFETLASDVDRVMSTMSKISISGKQCHFSKGLQIACLALSHRTNPRAEKRIVAFIGTPLGETDGELEKLAKKLRKESVAVDVVSVGVPSNVPRLTAFVERLSNNGNSRFLSVPAKVPLIDSLMSSAIFMGEDSSVSGGGFNGSSAGFSVDPTMDPEMVLAIQMSLEEEERRQAAAAALNSNAAESETVERTDINMDEEALSLENMTEEEMLRRALLLSLQEANKGQAAAGSNATNTADDEAFANELEKELERQSKEETLQGKHDDQNEEKED from the coding sequence ATGCCTGAGGCTTGCTTTCTCTGTCTAGATTCCTCGGAGTTTATGAGAAATGGAGATCAACATCCCAATCGTTTCTTCGTTGTACAGGAGGCGGCAACTTTGTTGGCCAATGCGAAAACATCAGCCAACGCTGAGAACACTGTGGGTTTCTTGACACTCGGAGGCAATGCCTGTACAGTCTTTGAAACCCTCGCCTCAGATGTGGATCGCGTTATGTCCACCATGTCGAAGATTTCAATCAGTGGAAAACAATGCCACTTTTCCAAAGGGCTACAAATTGCGTGCCTTGCCTTAAGCCACCGAACTAACCCGCGTGCAGAAAAACGTATCGTCGCCTTTATTGGTACTCCGCTAGGAGAAACAGACGGTGAGTTGGAGAAGTTGGCGAAGAAACTTCGTAAAGAAAGCGTAGCAGTCGATGTTGTAAGTGTAGGTGTACCTTCGAACGTTCCGCGCCTGACTGCATTCGTTGAGAGGCTCAGTAATAACGGAAATTCACGGTTCTTAAGCGTACCAGCTAAAGTTCCTCTCATTGACAGTTTGATGTCGAGCGCCATATTTATGGGGGAGGACAGCAGTGTAAGTGGAGGAGGCTTCAATGGTTCTTCTGCAGGTTTCTCCGTGGATCCGACCATGGACCCGGAAATGGTGCTCGCCATTCAAATGTCGcttgaagaggaggagcgaCGTcaagcggcggcggcggcttTAAATTCTAATGCTGCTGAAAGTGAAACGGTGGAGAGAACGGATATAAACATGGATGAGGAGGCACTAAGCCTGGAAAATATGACCGAAGAGGAGATGTTACGTCGGGCGTTGCTATTGTCTCTTCAGGAGGCTAATAAAGGACAGGCTGCGGCGGGGTCAAACGCAACAAATACTGCCGATGACGAGGCTTTTGCAAATGAGTTGGAGAAAGAGTTAGAGCGACAGAGCAAGGAAGAAACTCTACAGGGTAAGCACGACGATCAGAacgaagagaaggaggacTAA
- a CDS encoding carnitine O-palmitoyltransferase, putative encodes MTRVSTSKRRVAKESPLPLPSLREILECYVRFLEPLGNVENKEESLSFIRGVLLSLQASKGCAPDQLRDAVAYFRLLESIAKAYKQFCNESLHTSHMTPLWNAMYLSTRDPLPFGWNYTLQLDSPPLDNLAKGVGVSMQALRASIIGTASLHFRSLLGNPKFFTPEFQGRVPKMCRLDLSLCGDQFTRLFRTVRIPHEGVDGLRWSLTNKVLVLHRGNAFVVDWIRFGGINGNGSLERICVEEIIANAHLIEALKSKALSLPRNRSTPLVLANGCRKKWARAFGKLWLEQSSREALDEITSCSFGIALDENTDLSRCLHGGACPENRYPDMNVTYAIGPNGESSCNMEHSWGDGSTLAAVCAFVNYYNVSFSRCFTGAIDPPKTCLTVMEAHMHMVHWGNAICTHVLQDIQKFHRDHNLRVKQMTLALRRVNDFGTNEIKQRCGSSPDAFMHAAFHIAQKRLFGDQRSTYCALLMKKYHHGRTETLRTVTHSTQTLAKLVESAKGERSFSPNIRTALHNVSEEHRERIILCRSGKGFHRAVTLLSRFHKEVQERLHHNPSTDVPWDVNKGVTHVEKMFFASQALRELCSDYLSTSNMSAPGILSFSFAATHPDGVGIGYSLSPKQLAFTVSAFTECKRPLAGDQACEETNVAIAFANAIEDAVKDLYDRTALPLQSKL; translated from the coding sequence ATGACACGGGTGTCCACGTCGAAACGTCGGGTGGCGAAAGAGTCGCCGCTACCGCTTCCATCGCTACGAGAAATACTTGAGTGCTACGTAAGGTTTCTGGAACCTCTGGGCAACGTAGAAAACAAGGAGGAAAGTTTATCATTCATCAGAGGCGTTTTACTGTCACTTCAGGCGAGCAAAGGATGCGCGCCGGACCAATTGAGAGATGCAGTGGCCTATTTCCGCTTGTTGGAATCCATCGCAAAGGCCTACAAGCAATTTTGCAACGAGTCTCTGCACACATCACACATGACACCTCTGTGGAACGCCATGTACCTCAGCACCAGAGATCCACTTCCCTTCGGCTGGAATTACACTCTTCAGCTGGATAGTCCGCCTCTTGACAATCTTGCAAAGGGTGTTGGTGTTTCAATGCAGGCCCTACGCGCTTCCATTATTGGCACGGCTTCTTTACATTTCCGCAGTTTGCTGGGAAATCCAAAGTTTTTTACCCCTGAATTTCAGGGTCGTGTGCCCAAGATGTGCCGTTTGGATCTCAGTTTATGTGGCGATCAGTTTACCCGCTTGTTTCGTACCGTCCGTATTCCTCATGAAGGTGTAGACGGATTGCGTTGGTCTCTCACAAACAAAGTCCTTGTGCTCCACAGAGGTAATGCGTTCGTTGTTGATTGGATTCGTTTCGGTGGGATAAACGGAAATGGCAGTTTAGAAAGGATTTGCGTGGAGGAAATTATTGCCAATGCACATCTGATAGAAGCTCTAAAGAGCAAGGCGTTATCGTTACCGCGAAATAGAAGCACTCCGTTGGTTCTGGCCAACGGTTGCCGCAAAAAATGGGCACGAGCGTTTGGTAAGCTGTGGTTAGAACAGTCCTCACGTGAAGCACTGGACGAAATTACGTCCTGTAGTTTTGGTATTGCCTTGGACGAAAACACCGATCTTTCACGCTGTTTACATGGAGGCGCTTGTCCGGAGAATCGTTACCCCGATATGAACGTTACATACGCTATCGGCCCAAATGGCGAAAGCAGCTGTAACATGGAGCACTCGTGGGGCGACGGAAGCACTCTCGCTGCCGTATGCGCCTTCGTCAATTACTACAATGTTTCGTTTTCCAGATGTTTTACCGGTGCAATCGACCCTCCTAAGACATGCCTCACGGTAATGGAGGCACATATGCATATGGTGCATTGGGGAAATGCCATTTGCACTCACGTACTCCAAGATATTCAAAAATTTCACCGGGATCATAACCTAAGGGTAAAACAAATGACATTGGCCCTGCGACGGGTAAACGACTTTGGGACCAACGAAATTAAACAACGTTGTGGATCGAGTCCCGATGCTTTCATGCATGCAGCGTTTCACATTGCACAGAAGCGACTTTTTGGGGATCAACGCTCGACCTATTGCGCTCTTCTGATGAAAAAGTATCATCACGGTCGGACAGAAACCCTCAGGACAGTTACACATAGCACGCAGACCCTTGCTAAATTGGTAGAATCCGCGAAAGGAGAACGGAGTTTTTCTCCAAATATACGAACGGCCCTTCATAATGTTAGTGAGGAGCACCGTGAGCGCATTATTCTCTGCCGAAGCGGAAAGGGATTTCATCGTGCGGTAACCCTGCTTTCGCGTTTCCATAAGGAAGTACAAGAACGGCTTCACCACAACCCTTCGACCGATGTGCCTTGGGATGTTAACAAAGGTGTGACCCACGTGGAGAAAATGTTCTTCGCTTCGCAGGCCCTTCGAGAGCTCTGTTCCGATTATTTGTCGACGTCTAACATGTCGGCCCCGGGAATACTCTCCTTTTCATTCGCAGCCACTCATCCTGATGGTGTTGGCATTGGATACTCACTCTCTCCAAAACAACTTGCATTTACTGTTTCTGCGTTCACGGAGTGTAAGCGCCCCCTGGCTGGAGATCAAGCGTGCGAGGAAACAAATGTTGCTATTGCATTTGCGAATGCTATCGAAGATGCAGTGAAAGACCTCTATGATCGCACGGCACTTCCACTCCAGTCGAAGCTTTAG
- a CDS encoding T. brucei spp.-specific protein, translated as MRATCNKLMSNNGWERLSSGNATVDVIVRGCKSMLGAKYSFFFDVTFPFYNFDDATTVYLPWIDCQSAMTPFVPVPAFRYRIQMHSYSFNTLFFFSGGWCSGKAFEDALNTYICMLQCRIVCSRIGLKRSAPMYCCTLCSWHKVCVYIGNTCSYHQVAS; from the coding sequence ATGAGGGCCACTTGCAATAAGTTGATGTCAAACAATGGGTGGGAAAGACTGAGCAGTGGGAATGCCACTGTGGACGTGATTGTAAGGGGATGCAAGAGTATGCTTGGTGCcaaatattcttttttttttgacgtaacttttcccttttacaATTTTGACGATGCTACCACTGTATATTTGCCATGGATTGATTGCCAGTCGGCAATGACACCGTTCGTACCTGTTCCTGCATTTCGTTACCGTATACAAATGCATTCTTATTCTTTTaatactcttttttttttttcaggtgGGTGGTGTTCGGGGAAAGCTTTCGAGGATGCactaaatacatatatatgtatgttacAATGTCGGATTGTTTGTTCACGGATTGGTTTAAAGAGAAGTGCACCGATGTATTGTTGCACGCTGTGTTCTTGGCATAAGGTTTGTGTTTACATCGGAAACACATGTTCATACCATCAGGTGGCATCCTAA